One genomic segment of Aliarcobacter cibarius includes these proteins:
- a CDS encoding HAD family hydrolase has translation MKDKISLIFDLDGTLLNSIEDIAICMNEVLKSLNLKSYEIDEYKYFVGHGIDILVDNVLKDNTSLKDEVSKRFKDLYEDNLQTNTKPYDGIIELLDELVKMNCNLAVLSNKPHEMTRKYVREIFGNYPFIEVHGQKDDIPKKPHPVAAINIAKALNSEYEKIYFVGDTKVDMQTAKSANMKSIGVLWGFRNEKELKEHGADFIVSTPLEILEIIKKY, from the coding sequence ATGAAAGATAAAATTAGTTTGATTTTTGATTTAGATGGAACCTTGTTAAACTCTATAGAAGATATTGCAATTTGTATGAATGAAGTTTTGAAAAGTTTAAATCTAAAATCATATGAAATTGATGAATATAAATATTTTGTTGGTCATGGTATTGATATATTAGTTGATAATGTACTAAAAGACAATACTTCACTTAAAGATGAAGTTTCAAAAAGATTCAAAGATTTATATGAAGATAATCTTCAAACAAATACAAAACCATATGATGGAATTATAGAACTTTTGGATGAGCTAGTAAAAATGAACTGTAATTTAGCAGTTTTATCAAACAAGCCTCACGAAATGACAAGAAAATATGTGAGAGAGATTTTCGGAAATTATCCATTTATTGAAGTACATGGGCAAAAAGATGACATTCCAAAAAAACCTCATCCTGTAGCAGCTATAAATATAGCAAAAGCTTTAAACTCTGAGTATGAAAAAATCTATTTTGTTGGAGATACAAAAGTAGATATGCAAACTGCAAAATCTGCAAATATGAAATCTATCGGAGTTTTATGGGGATTCAGAAATGAAAAAGAGCTAAAAGAACATGGTGCAGACTTTATTGTTTCAACTCCATTAGAAATCTTAGAAATTATAAAAAAATATTGA
- a CDS encoding diguanylate cyclase — protein MLNFLKSRFSLRGTVLSLFFVIALFLISVVGIQLFYFSKKISLEIVDLKLHGLTQNISNAIQNDENSNFDTINMLSLMNDKASNLDLYVNVLKSHPYIYGIYSGYEDGSFFQVINLNAHESLKSFYNAKEEDRWLKIEIQKNSKNKKEIVLLDKDLNVNSTKIEETNFVPKQRPWYKDALVSNSPIKTDPYKFYSVESMGFTYAKKFNGNNVIALDLLSNYFGHISTDHIENNYMDLFLFNEDGLVIYSLNNNLSIFNEFYKLNKNFDKFHEAQIIKLNEKKYIVQINKIKSDYEYSYIAIFCEYDKTINNYGNQSLSLIFIFGLTTLVIFPIIILFSNMIINPIYELVSQINKIKDRRYEGIVDIKASTLEVNLLSTAFSQMAKSIHKYQNYLEKIVEERTKELKKKNDELEKLSITDKLTNLYNRTKLDEVLNAEFNRSKRYDLNFSVIMLDIDFFKKVNDNFGHQVGDDVLIEVSRIVKSYIRITDTLGRWGGEEFLIICSNTDAKGAKILASNINQAVKIHKFSSYPNKLTVSLGVATYYNNLVKPEDIISKADKALYEAKNSGRDKVVVFNNYL, from the coding sequence ATGTTAAATTTTTTAAAATCGAGATTCTCTTTAAGAGGAACCGTACTATCACTTTTTTTTGTTATTGCCTTATTCTTAATATCCGTTGTAGGTATTCAATTATTCTATTTTAGTAAAAAAATATCTCTTGAAATTGTTGATTTAAAACTTCATGGACTAACTCAAAATATTTCTAATGCTATTCAAAATGATGAAAATTCAAATTTTGACACAATAAATATGTTAAGTTTAATGAATGACAAGGCTTCTAATTTAGATTTATATGTAAATGTTCTCAAATCTCACCCTTATATTTATGGTATTTATTCAGGATATGAAGATGGAAGTTTTTTTCAAGTTATAAACCTAAATGCTCATGAATCATTAAAATCTTTTTACAATGCAAAAGAAGAAGATAGATGGTTAAAAATAGAAATACAAAAAAATAGCAAAAATAAAAAAGAGATAGTCTTATTAGATAAAGATTTAAATGTAAACTCTACAAAAATTGAAGAAACTAATTTTGTTCCAAAACAAAGACCTTGGTATAAAGATGCCTTAGTCTCTAACTCGCCAATTAAAACGGATCCTTATAAATTTTATAGTGTTGAGTCTATGGGATTTACTTATGCAAAGAAATTTAATGGTAATAATGTAATAGCATTAGATCTACTTAGTAATTATTTTGGCCATATATCTACAGATCACATTGAAAATAATTATATGGATTTATTTTTATTTAATGAAGATGGATTAGTTATCTATTCTTTAAATAATAATTTATCAATTTTTAACGAATTTTATAAATTAAATAAAAATTTTGATAAATTTCATGAAGCACAAATCATAAAGCTAAATGAAAAGAAATATATAGTTCAAATAAATAAAATTAAATCAGATTATGAGTATAGTTATATTGCAATATTCTGTGAATATGATAAAACTATAAATAATTATGGAAATCAAAGTTTATCACTAATTTTTATTTTTGGATTAACTACATTAGTTATTTTTCCTATAATAATCTTATTTTCAAATATGATTATTAATCCTATATATGAACTTGTTAGTCAAATTAATAAAATAAAAGATAGAAGATATGAAGGAATAGTTGATATAAAAGCTTCAACTCTTGAAGTAAATCTTCTATCAACAGCTTTTAGCCAAATGGCAAAATCAATTCATAAATATCAAAACTATTTAGAAAAAATTGTTGAAGAAAGAACAAAAGAATTAAAAAAGAAAAATGATGAATTAGAAAAATTATCTATCACAGATAAATTAACAAATCTTTATAATCGTACGAAACTTGATGAAGTTTTAAATGCAGAATTTAATAGAAGTAAAAGATACGATTTAAATTTTTCTGTAATTATGCTGGATATTGATTTCTTTAAAAAAGTTAATGATAACTTTGGGCATCAAGTGGGAGATGATGTTTTAATTGAAGTATCAAGAATTGTAAAAAGCTATATTAGAATTACAGATACTCTAGGTCGTTGGGGAGGAGAAGAGTTTTTAATTATTTGCTCAAATACAGATGCAAAAGGTGCAAAAATTTTAGCTTCAAATATAAATCAAGCTGTAAAAATCCATAAATTCTCAAGTTACCCTAATAAATTAACAGTTAGCCTAGGAGTTGCCACTTATTATAATAATTTAGTAAAACCAGAAGATATAATTTCAAAAGCAGATAAAGCTCTATATGAAGCAAAAAATAGTGGTAGAGACAAAGTTGTAGTATTTAATAACTATCTTTAA
- a CDS encoding multidrug effflux MFS transporter, translating into MKKSINHVYLIILISVLSSVAPMGVDTYLPSIPEIAKYFDVNIHKIELSLSIFLIGFAVGQIFGGPISDRYGRRIGSIVGLIGYAFFSFLIIFSSNIYELWVYRFLEAFFGGITVVNAAAAVRDRFKGQEAAKVFSLIGIVRSLAPLLAPVFGAAIIHFFPWEGIFIFLTIYALLVAFFVYKDLPESFTKTEQNIIESYKIVLSNFTALKAMFVLALSFGGFFIIISRTSFIYIEYFKISTDLFPLFFGINFIILMLMIKVNVNLLKKYKALDITKFALLFQIIVGIIFLLVHKNITLTFVVIIIASYMSMMAFIFGNCMAMALEHFSKNAGVASGVIGVLQFGLGAMISSIALNFEDSGFFVIAFSITIISIVNFLILKTYRA; encoded by the coding sequence ATGAAAAAATCTATTAACCATGTATATTTAATTATATTAATTTCTGTTTTATCCTCTGTTGCACCTATGGGAGTTGATACTTACTTACCATCTATTCCTGAAATTGCAAAATATTTTGATGTAAATATACATAAAATTGAACTATCTTTATCAATTTTTTTGATAGGTTTTGCAGTAGGACAAATTTTTGGTGGACCAATATCTGATAGATATGGAAGAAGAATCGGTTCTATTGTTGGACTTATTGGTTATGCATTTTTTAGTTTCTTAATAATTTTTAGTTCAAATATATATGAATTATGGGTTTATAGATTTTTAGAAGCATTTTTTGGAGGAATCACTGTTGTAAATGCAGCTGCAGCTGTAAGAGATAGATTTAAAGGACAGGAAGCTGCAAAAGTATTTTCTTTAATTGGAATAGTAAGAAGTTTAGCCCCACTTTTAGCACCTGTATTTGGTGCAGCAATTATTCACTTTTTCCCTTGGGAAGGTATCTTTATATTTCTTACAATTTATGCCCTACTAGTTGCTTTTTTTGTTTATAAAGATTTACCCGAAAGCTTTACAAAAACAGAACAAAATATCATTGAATCATATAAAATAGTTCTTTCAAACTTTACAGCATTAAAAGCTATGTTTGTTTTAGCACTTAGTTTTGGAGGTTTTTTTATTATCATCTCAAGAACTTCATTTATATACATTGAATATTTTAAAATATCAACTGACCTATTTCCATTGTTTTTTGGGATAAATTTCATTATTTTAATGCTCATGATAAAAGTAAATGTAAATTTACTAAAAAAATATAAAGCTCTCGATATAACAAAATTTGCATTACTATTTCAAATAATAGTTGGGATAATTTTCTTATTAGTTCATAAAAATATAACTCTAACTTTTGTAGTAATAATAATTGCATCTTACATGAGTATGATGGCGTTTATTTTTGGTAACTGCATGGCTATGGCTCTTGAACATTTCTCAAAAAATGCTGGAGTTGCTAGTGGAGTTATTGGAGTGTTACAATTTGGTCTTGGAGCGATGATATCTTCTATTGCTTTAAACTTTGAAGATAGTGGTTTTTTTGTGATTGCTTTTAGTATTACAATAATTTCTATTGTAAATTTTCTGATTTTAAAAACATATAGAGCTTGA
- a CDS encoding Dps family protein, giving the protein MSSVVKQLKQIQADANALYIKIHNYHWNVKGMDFHPVHSYTEGLYNEMSVLYDDAAERAIILGEKPYLTMQELIDATKIETETADSFKSKEIVEKIVKDFNYLLNSFKMLSDLASNSGDKGTEAFADEKVAKLEKDLWMLNSMLK; this is encoded by the coding sequence ATGTCAAGCGTAGTAAAACAATTAAAACAAATTCAAGCCGATGCAAATGCACTATATATAAAAATTCACAATTATCATTGGAATGTAAAAGGTATGGATTTTCATCCTGTCCACTCATACACTGAGGGACTTTATAATGAAATGTCGGTTTTATATGATGATGCAGCGGAAAGAGCAATCATCTTAGGAGAGAAACCTTATTTAACTATGCAAGAATTAATTGATGCTACAAAAATTGAAACTGAAACTGCTGATAGTTTCAAATCAAAAGAGATTGTAGAAAAAATTGTAAAAGATTTTAATTATCTTTTAAACTCTTTCAAAATGTTAAGTGATTTAGCTTCAAACTCTGGAGATAAAGGAACTGAAGCTTTTGCAGATGAAAAAGTTGCAAAACTTGAAAAAGATTTATGGATGCTAAATAGCATGCTTAAATAA
- a CDS encoding acetolactate synthase large subunit, protein MNASDLFIKALENEGVEYIFGVPGEENLDFLEAMRKSKIKLILTRHEQGAGFMAATYGRLTGKVGVCLSTLGPGATNFATSAAYAQLGGMPMMMITGQKPIKKSKQGRFQIVDIVRMMRPMTKFAKQIVNAHNIPSVVRDAFKIATTERPGAVHIELPEDIADEHVDADTTIYPVHNVKYPVAVDEVIAEAVAMIEKAKRPLLLIGAGANRTRIGTTLTDFVNKTGMAFFSTQMGKGVVDENHPMCLSAAALSKDDFVHCAIDRADLIINVGHDVIEKPPFFMSNKEGATKVMHVNFFPSEVDDTYFPQMDVVGDIAGNIKKLTDKITVQAHWDFDYYTRLADEIRTRLSKYFGDNRFPILPQRAVRAIRQTLDAEDIVTLDNGVYKIWFARNYRCARPNTLLLDNALATMGAGLPSGMMAKMINPNKKVVSVCGDGGFMMNSQEMETAVRLGLDLTVIILNDNAYGMIKWKQTGMGFESFGLDLGNPDFVKYAESYGAKGYRPKSVEEFEKTLKECVNGKGVHLIDLAVDYSLNHAILNELLPQKTCMI, encoded by the coding sequence ATGAATGCATCAGATTTATTTATAAAAGCATTAGAAAACGAAGGTGTAGAGTACATTTTTGGTGTTCCAGGTGAAGAGAACTTAGATTTCTTAGAAGCTATGAGAAAATCAAAAATCAAACTTATATTAACAAGACATGAGCAAGGTGCAGGATTTATGGCTGCAACTTATGGAAGATTAACAGGAAAAGTTGGAGTTTGTTTATCAACTCTTGGCCCTGGAGCTACAAATTTTGCTACAAGTGCTGCTTATGCACAACTTGGTGGAATGCCAATGATGATGATTACAGGTCAAAAACCAATCAAAAAATCTAAACAAGGTAGATTCCAAATCGTTGATATCGTTAGAATGATGAGACCAATGACTAAATTTGCAAAACAAATTGTAAATGCACACAACATTCCTTCTGTTGTAAGAGATGCTTTTAAAATTGCTACAACTGAAAGACCAGGTGCTGTTCATATTGAATTACCTGAAGATATTGCAGATGAGCACGTAGATGCAGATACAACTATTTATCCAGTACACAATGTAAAATATCCTGTTGCTGTTGATGAAGTAATTGCTGAAGCAGTTGCTATGATTGAAAAAGCAAAAAGACCATTATTATTAATTGGAGCTGGAGCTAATAGAACAAGAATCGGAACTACATTAACAGATTTCGTAAATAAAACTGGTATGGCATTCTTTTCTACTCAAATGGGTAAAGGTGTTGTTGATGAAAACCACCCAATGTGTTTAAGTGCTGCTGCATTATCAAAAGACGATTTTGTTCACTGTGCTATTGATAGAGCAGACTTAATTATTAATGTTGGACATGATGTTATTGAAAAACCACCATTCTTTATGTCAAACAAAGAGGGTGCAACAAAAGTTATGCACGTTAACTTCTTCCCATCAGAAGTAGATGATACGTATTTCCCACAAATGGACGTTGTTGGTGATATAGCTGGAAATATTAAAAAATTAACAGATAAAATCACTGTTCAAGCTCACTGGGATTTTGATTACTATACAAGATTAGCAGATGAAATTAGAACAAGATTATCTAAATATTTTGGTGATAATAGATTCCCAATTTTACCACAAAGAGCAGTAAGAGCAATTAGACAAACTTTAGATGCTGAAGATATTGTAACTTTAGATAACGGTGTTTACAAAATCTGGTTTGCAAGAAACTATAGATGTGCTAGACCAAATACATTATTATTAGATAATGCATTAGCAACAATGGGAGCAGGATTACCTTCAGGAATGATGGCTAAAATGATTAACCCAAATAAAAAAGTTGTAAGTGTTTGTGGTGATGGTGGATTCATGATGAATTCTCAAGAGATGGAAACTGCAGTAAGATTAGGTCTTGATTTAACAGTAATCATTTTAAATGACAATGCATACGGAATGATTAAATGGAAACAAACTGGTATGGGATTTGAGTCATTTGGACTAGATCTTGGAAATCCTGATTTTGTTAAATATGCTGAATCTTACGGAGCTAAAGGTTATAGACCAAAATCAGTAGAAGAATTTGAAAAAACATTAAAAGAATGTGTTAATGGTAAAGGAGTTCATTTAATTGATCTTGCTGTTGATTACTCTTTAAATCATGCAATTTTAAATGAGTTATTACCTCAAAAAACTTGTATGATATAA
- a CDS encoding efflux RND transporter periplasmic adaptor subunit: MKSVKTTFLLFFITLFLSSCEQKDQTNTKPKNQIPIEVGFINPKKEPVNLEIELIGRVKAKELALIRPQISGIIEKQLFADGSFVKEGDVLYKIENSTYKANVNQAQALLSSAKANLMSSEAKSKRADELLKFDGISKQEYDDIKASYMQAKALVEQRVAELESAKIDLNRCEIKAPISGFIGISNVTVGALVNANQTQELVNIRDTKTVFVDLTQSYNEILNLKNIINLQDNIEVTLSFDNGFVYPIKGKLEARELNVDESSQTVILRAIFENPNNLLLSGMMTKATLQSQKKVDAFLIPQQAVLRDQKGNPIITLITNENKTIQKVIKIQRAINNKWLVLEGLDPNDKIIVEGLNKINSRSVVIPKDLSTQYKD, translated from the coding sequence TTGAAATCTGTTAAGACTACTTTTTTACTGTTTTTTATAACACTTTTTCTAAGTTCATGTGAACAAAAAGATCAGACAAATACAAAACCTAAAAATCAAATACCTATTGAAGTTGGATTTATAAATCCTAAAAAAGAGCCCGTAAATTTAGAAATAGAACTTATAGGAAGAGTAAAAGCAAAAGAGCTAGCTCTAATTCGTCCACAAATTAGTGGAATTATAGAAAAACAACTATTTGCTGATGGAAGCTTTGTAAAAGAAGGTGATGTTTTATATAAAATTGAGAATTCTACATACAAAGCAAATGTAAACCAAGCACAAGCTCTTTTAAGTAGTGCAAAAGCAAACCTAATGAGTAGTGAAGCAAAAAGTAAAAGAGCCGATGAGCTTCTAAAATTTGATGGGATTTCAAAACAAGAATATGATGATATAAAAGCCTCTTATATGCAAGCAAAAGCTTTAGTTGAACAAAGAGTTGCTGAACTTGAAAGTGCGAAAATAGATTTAAATAGATGTGAAATAAAAGCACCAATTAGTGGATTTATTGGTATTTCTAATGTAACTGTTGGTGCATTAGTAAATGCAAATCAAACACAAGAACTAGTAAATATAAGAGATACTAAAACTGTTTTTGTAGATTTAACTCAATCTTATAATGAAATATTAAATTTAAAAAATATTATAAACTTACAAGATAATATTGAAGTAACTTTGAGTTTTGACAACGGTTTTGTTTATCCAATAAAAGGAAAACTTGAAGCTAGAGAATTAAATGTTGATGAAAGTAGCCAAACAGTAATTTTAAGAGCTATATTTGAAAATCCAAATAATCTTTTACTATCAGGAATGATGACAAAAGCAACTTTACAAAGCCAAAAAAAAGTTGATGCTTTTTTAATACCTCAACAAGCTGTATTAAGAGACCAAAAAGGAAATCCTATAATTACGCTTATCACAAATGAGAATAAAACTATTCAAAAAGTGATAAAAATACAAAGAGCTATAAATAACAAATGGTTAGTTCTTGAAGGATTGGACCCTAATGACAAAATAATTGTCGAAGGATTAAATAAAATAAATAGTAGAAGTGTAGTTATCCCTAAAGATTTAAGTACACAGTATAAAGATTAG
- a CDS encoding efflux RND transporter permease subunit: MIAKFFIFRPIFAWVISLIIMISGVISLYILPIEQYPDIVPPQININASYSGADAKTVENSVTQIIEQQLTGLDGMLYFSSSSSSSGNSRIKITFSQEVDADIAQVQVQNKVNQILSRLPEDVQRQGVRVFKSQSDFLMMASIYDSNNLADKTDISDFLVSNLQDSISRIEGVGDVQVYGGQYAMRIWLDPYKLEKYNLIPKDIENAINAQNSQASAGRLGAMPTVDNQQLSVTVTARSMFQSVPEFENIVLKSNLDGSSVKIKDVARVEIGAQNYNNVTALNGYPSSGISIQLASGANAVATSNRVKEFLKEAENILPEGYKIAYPRDTTHFIKASINEVVKTLIEAIILVILVMFLFLKNLRATIIPAIAVPVVLLGTFAILNIFGYTINTLTMFALVLAIGLLVDDAIVVVENVERNMSEKGLDAREATILSMNEVTGALIGITTVLSVVFLPMAFFSGSTGIIYRQFSITIISSMILSVIVALTLTPALCATILKPHKEKTSGFIFWFDTKFENFTQKYKNLVQKTLIVPKRWVMFYLIIVISSAYIFIKLPTSFLPKEDQGSLMVQYTLPVGAVASRTVDVADIVRDYFMTEESAALNTIFTISGFSSRSSGQNVGTAYVSLKNWDFRDKNNHVDKISQRATKAFNDPNSKYFVRDARVFTINPSVIQGLGSSDGFEFQLLASSNLSREELREAKDKIIEEATKNPKINSVRADGTEESPQLKISYDTNKALALGINLKDIDTTLSAAWGGTYVNDYIDKTRIKRVYIQGDAPFRTAPEDLYKWKVRNSNGSMTPFSEFSSFSWVYSPEELTRFNGFMSYEIQGSAAAGISSGDAMNEMDKISTNVNSGLMHAYSGASYQEKLASNQSLILYSISILVVFLCLAALYESWSVPFSVLLVVPLGVFGAVLSIYFRDLSNDVYFQVALLAVMGLASKNAILIVEFINSAYKDGMNLIEAAITGAKLRLRPIVMTSLAFIAGIIPLAISSGAGANSRIAIGTAILGGTISATILAIFFVPLFFVIIKKIFSKEVKNV, translated from the coding sequence ATGATTGCTAAGTTTTTTATTTTTCGTCCAATTTTTGCTTGGGTAATTTCGCTTATTATTATGATAAGTGGAGTTATAAGTCTCTATATTTTACCAATTGAGCAATACCCTGATATTGTTCCACCTCAGATAAATATAAATGCTTCTTATTCAGGAGCAGATGCTAAAACTGTTGAAAATAGTGTAACTCAAATAATAGAACAACAATTAACTGGACTTGATGGCATGCTATATTTTTCTTCTAGTTCTAGTTCATCAGGAAATTCAAGAATAAAAATAACTTTTAGTCAAGAAGTAGATGCTGATATTGCACAAGTTCAAGTTCAAAATAAAGTAAATCAAATCCTATCAAGACTTCCTGAAGATGTGCAAAGACAAGGAGTAAGAGTATTTAAATCTCAAAGTGACTTTTTGATGATGGCAAGTATTTATGATTCAAATAATCTTGCTGATAAAACAGATATTAGTGACTTTTTAGTAAGTAACCTTCAAGATAGTATTTCAAGGATTGAAGGTGTTGGAGATGTTCAAGTTTATGGTGGACAATATGCTATGAGAATATGGTTAGACCCATATAAACTTGAAAAATATAATTTAATTCCAAAAGATATTGAAAATGCTATAAATGCTCAAAATTCTCAAGCAAGTGCAGGAAGACTTGGAGCAATGCCAACAGTTGATAATCAACAACTATCTGTAACAGTAACAGCTAGAAGTATGTTCCAATCTGTGCCTGAATTTGAAAATATTGTTCTAAAATCAAATTTAGATGGAAGTAGTGTAAAAATAAAAGATGTAGCAAGAGTTGAAATAGGTGCTCAAAACTACAATAATGTTACAGCATTAAATGGTTACCCATCTTCTGGTATATCTATTCAACTTGCAAGTGGAGCAAATGCTGTTGCAACTTCAAATAGAGTAAAAGAGTTTCTAAAAGAAGCTGAAAACATACTACCTGAGGGTTATAAAATTGCCTATCCTAGAGATACAACTCATTTCATAAAAGCATCAATAAATGAAGTTGTAAAAACTTTAATTGAAGCAATTATTCTTGTAATTCTTGTAATGTTTTTATTTTTAAAAAATCTAAGAGCCACAATAATTCCTGCAATTGCAGTACCTGTTGTTCTTTTAGGAACTTTTGCAATTTTAAATATATTTGGTTACACAATAAACACTCTTACTATGTTTGCTTTAGTTTTAGCCATAGGACTTTTGGTTGATGATGCTATTGTTGTCGTTGAAAATGTTGAAAGAAATATGAGTGAAAAAGGTTTAGATGCAAGAGAAGCAACTATTCTTTCAATGAATGAGGTAACAGGTGCACTAATAGGAATAACAACTGTTTTATCTGTAGTATTTTTACCTATGGCATTTTTTAGTGGATCAACAGGAATAATTTACAGACAATTTTCAATTACAATTATTTCATCTATGATTTTATCTGTAATTGTTGCTCTTACTTTAACTCCTGCTTTATGTGCAACTATTTTAAAACCTCATAAAGAAAAAACTAGTGGTTTTATCTTCTGGTTTGATACTAAATTTGAGAACTTCACACAAAAATATAAAAATCTAGTTCAAAAAACTTTAATCGTACCAAAAAGATGGGTAATGTTCTATCTAATAATAGTTATATCTTCTGCATATATATTTATAAAACTTCCAACTAGCTTTTTACCAAAAGAGGATCAAGGAAGTTTAATGGTTCAATATACCCTTCCTGTTGGAGCAGTTGCTTCAAGAACTGTTGATGTAGCAGATATTGTTAGAGACTATTTTATGACAGAAGAGAGTGCTGCTTTAAATACTATATTTACAATTTCTGGGTTTAGTAGTAGAAGTAGTGGACAAAATGTTGGAACTGCTTATGTATCATTAAAGAATTGGGATTTTAGAGATAAAAATAACCATGTTGATAAAATAAGTCAAAGAGCCACAAAAGCTTTTAATGACCCAAACAGTAAATATTTCGTAAGAGATGCTAGAGTATTTACTATAAATCCTAGTGTTATTCAAGGTTTAGGTTCAAGCGATGGTTTCGAATTTCAATTACTTGCTAGTTCAAATCTATCAAGAGAAGAGTTAAGAGAAGCAAAAGATAAAATAATCGAAGAAGCTACTAAAAATCCAAAAATAAACTCTGTTAGAGCCGATGGAACAGAAGAATCTCCTCAACTAAAAATATCTTATGATACAAATAAAGCTTTAGCTTTAGGGATTAATCTAAAAGATATAGATACAACACTTAGTGCTGCTTGGGGTGGAACTTATGTTAATGACTATATTGATAAAACTAGAATAAAAAGAGTTTATATTCAAGGTGATGCGCCATTTAGAACAGCTCCTGAAGATTTGTATAAATGGAAAGTTAGAAACAGCAATGGTTCAATGACTCCATTTAGTGAATTTAGCTCTTTTTCTTGGGTTTATTCTCCAGAAGAACTTACTAGATTTAACGGTTTCATGTCTTATGAAATTCAAGGAAGTGCTGCGGCTGGAATTAGTTCTGGGGATGCTATGAATGAAATGGATAAAATATCAACTAATGTAAATAGTGGACTAATGCATGCATATAGTGGAGCTTCATACCAAGAAAAACTTGCAAGTAATCAAAGTTTGATTTTATACTCTATTTCTATTTTAGTTGTATTTTTATGCCTTGCTGCACTTTATGAAAGTTGGAGTGTACCTTTCTCTGTTCTTTTAGTAGTACCTTTAGGAGTTTTTGGAGCTGTTTTAAGTATATATTTTAGAGATTTAAGTAACGATGTATATTTCCAAGTTGCTCTCTTAGCAGTTATGGGACTTGCTTCAAAAAATGCAATTTTGATTGTTGAATTTATAAATAGTGCATATAAAGATGGTATGAATTTAATTGAAGCTGCAATTACTGGAGCAAAATTAAGATTAAGACCAATTGTTATGACTTCTTTAGCATTTATTGCAGGAATCATTCCTCTTGCTATATCCTCAGGAGCTGGAGCAAATAGTAGAATTGCAATTGGAACAGCAATTTTAGGTGGAACTATAAGTGCTACCATACTTGCTATATTTTTTGTACCATTATTCTTTGTAATAATTAAAAAGATATTTTCAAAAGAGGTGAAAAATGTTTAA